A section of the Methanoregula formicica SMSP genome encodes:
- the ftsZ gene encoding cell division protein FtsZ → MQSIINDALKNAELEKEINKPGSANAMEDDFVGQPRIVIIGCGGAGNNTVNRIHHMGVSGAETIAINTDKQHLDMIQADKRILIGKSLTKGLGAGGYPDVGKRAAEMARPTLEAILESADLVFITAGMGGGTGTGSAPVVAQIAKEQGAIVVGMVSYPFQVEKARLIRAEEGLEAFAAAADSVIVLDNNRLKNFVPNLPLGQAFSVMDQLIGETVKGISETITEPSLINIDYADVRAIMSKGGVAVMLVGESKQQNKAESVVRECLSNPMLDIDYRGATGSLIHITGGTDLTLQDAEEVATSLTYELDPHADVIWGARVRPDMEGKIRVLAIMTGVKSAQILGTRQSYKTVVQEIDNKRSNPRAVEMPVQRRTSSRDQPSGGGVLEWVG, encoded by the coding sequence ATGCAGAGTATTATCAACGACGCTTTAAAAAATGCCGAGCTGGAGAAAGAGATCAACAAGCCCGGCAGCGCAAATGCAATGGAAGATGACTTTGTCGGCCAGCCGCGGATCGTTATCATCGGCTGCGGTGGTGCAGGAAACAACACCGTGAACCGTATCCACCACATGGGCGTTTCCGGTGCAGAGACCATCGCGATCAACACCGACAAGCAGCACCTGGACATGATCCAGGCTGACAAGCGCATCCTGATCGGCAAGTCCCTGACCAAGGGTCTCGGTGCCGGGGGTTACCCCGATGTCGGTAAGAGAGCAGCCGAGATGGCACGCCCGACACTCGAGGCAATCCTCGAATCCGCAGACCTCGTCTTCATCACGGCAGGTATGGGAGGAGGTACCGGTACCGGCTCCGCACCCGTTGTCGCACAGATCGCAAAGGAACAGGGCGCAATCGTCGTCGGGATGGTCAGCTACCCGTTCCAGGTCGAGAAAGCCCGCCTGATCCGTGCAGAAGAAGGTCTCGAAGCGTTCGCCGCCGCCGCAGACTCTGTCATTGTCCTCGATAACAACCGCCTGAAGAACTTCGTCCCGAACCTCCCGCTCGGGCAGGCGTTCTCCGTCATGGACCAGCTCATCGGTGAGACCGTCAAGGGCATCTCCGAGACCATCACCGAACCCTCGCTCATCAATATCGATTACGCAGATGTCCGTGCCATCATGTCCAAGGGCGGCGTCGCCGTCATGCTCGTTGGCGAGAGCAAGCAGCAGAACAAGGCAGAGAGCGTTGTCCGCGAGTGCCTGTCCAACCCGATGCTCGACATCGACTACCGCGGCGCAACCGGAAGCCTGATCCACATCACCGGCGGCACGGACCTCACCCTGCAGGATGCAGAAGAAGTCGCAACCTCGCTCACCTACGAACTCGACCCCCACGCAGATGTCATCTGGGGAGCCCGGGTCCGGCCCGATATGGAAGGCAAGATCCGTGTCCTCGCCATCATGACCGGCGTCAAGAGCGCCCAGATCCTTGGCACCCGCCAGTCCTACAAGACCGTTGTGCAGGAGATTGACAACAAGCGCTCCAACCCCCGGGCAGTTGAGATGCCCGTCCAGCGCAGGACCAGCAGCAGGGACCAGCCCAGCGGTGGCGGCGTCCTTGAATGGGTCGGTTAA
- the asd gene encoding aspartate-semialdehyde dehydrogenase: MINVGVLGATGAVGQRFVELLADHPWFKLTTLAASDRSAGKPYGKIVKWRLDTPFPENIGKIKVVPTSPSAMKNVDLVFSALPADIATATETEFADAGIAVCSNASSHRMEPTIPLVVPEVNPEHLGLIDVQKDTGRDGFIVTNPNCSTIMMVTALAPLRKFKFTDIRVATMQAISGAGFEGVAAMAIYDNVIPYIGKEEEKMETEALKIMGTLKGKKVVNAPFKVSASCHRVPVIDGHTMAVWADIKEPLAKIRKAYMDYKPPIKGLPTQPAESVHFFDEEPDRPQPRLDRMRGRGMTVSVGRLREGVRFVAMGHNTIRGAAGASVLNAELIVKKKYL; encoded by the coding sequence ATGATCAATGTTGGAGTGCTCGGTGCTACCGGCGCGGTTGGTCAGCGATTCGTTGAACTTCTTGCGGATCATCCCTGGTTCAAACTTACGACGCTTGCCGCTTCCGATCGCAGTGCGGGAAAACCCTATGGAAAGATTGTGAAATGGCGCCTTGATACGCCATTTCCGGAGAATATCGGGAAGATCAAAGTCGTCCCGACCTCTCCTTCCGCCATGAAGAATGTCGACCTTGTCTTCTCCGCCCTCCCGGCGGACATCGCGACCGCTACGGAGACGGAGTTTGCCGATGCCGGCATCGCGGTGTGCAGCAATGCAAGTTCCCACCGTATGGAGCCCACGATCCCGCTCGTAGTACCGGAAGTCAATCCGGAACACCTGGGCCTGATCGATGTCCAGAAGGATACGGGCCGTGACGGCTTTATCGTCACGAACCCGAACTGCTCAACCATTATGATGGTTACTGCGCTCGCTCCCTTAAGAAAATTCAAGTTCACCGATATCCGGGTTGCGACCATGCAGGCGATCTCCGGAGCAGGATTCGAAGGCGTGGCAGCGATGGCGATCTACGATAACGTGATCCCGTACATCGGCAAGGAAGAGGAGAAGATGGAGACGGAAGCGCTCAAGATCATGGGCACGTTGAAAGGAAAGAAAGTCGTAAACGCTCCGTTCAAAGTCAGCGCAAGCTGCCACCGCGTGCCGGTGATTGACGGTCATACCATGGCCGTATGGGCGGATATCAAAGAGCCGCTTGCCAAAATCCGGAAGGCATACATGGACTACAAGCCCCCGATCAAGGGCCTGCCGACCCAGCCTGCGGAATCGGTACACTTCTTTGACGAGGAGCCCGATCGGCCCCAGCCCCGCCTTGACCGCATGAGAGGGAGAGGCATGACCGTGTCCGTAGGCCGGCTCCGTGAAGGCGTCCGGTTCGTTGCCATGGGTCACAATACCATCCGTGGTGCTGCCGGGGCAAGTGTACTGAATGCAGAACTGATTGTGAAGAAGAAATATCTCTAG
- the dapA gene encoding 4-hydroxy-tetrahydrodipicolinate synthase has protein sequence MFEGVLPAIITPFKRTPAMGLDIPGLERNISFLLSRGIHGIVPCGSTGESATLTFDEHEKVIDITVDKVNGRIPVLAGTGSNNTAEAVRLTKAAKDIGADGVLVISPYYNKPNRAGLIRHYTKLADLDIPVVMYNVPGRTGQNLEPDLVAELAQHPNIVGIKEASGNIGQISRVIEETQDEDFHVISGDDGITLPILTLGGSGVISVTANVDPARMVAMYEAFRQGDYQKALVIHYAMSPLHRAMFIDTNPIPVKKAVELIGLAGGPVRLPLDELDAKKTEQLKKVLSTIPIKRSVPKAKAAAKKPVKAAAAKRKTKPAAPRRTR, from the coding sequence ATGTTCGAAGGTGTCCTTCCGGCAATCATAACCCCTTTTAAAAGAACCCCTGCAATGGGCCTGGACATCCCGGGTCTTGAGCGGAACATCAGTTTTCTTCTTTCCCGCGGCATCCACGGGATTGTACCCTGCGGTTCGACTGGAGAGTCTGCGACCCTGACGTTCGATGAACACGAGAAGGTCATCGATATCACGGTCGACAAGGTCAATGGCAGGATCCCCGTACTTGCCGGTACGGGTTCCAACAACACTGCCGAGGCAGTGCGCCTGACGAAGGCGGCGAAGGACATCGGTGCGGACGGCGTGCTCGTCATCAGTCCGTACTACAACAAGCCCAACCGTGCGGGGCTCATCAGGCACTACACGAAACTTGCAGACCTCGACATCCCGGTTGTCATGTACAATGTCCCGGGACGGACCGGCCAGAACCTGGAGCCCGATCTTGTCGCGGAACTGGCGCAGCACCCGAATATCGTCGGGATCAAGGAAGCAAGCGGCAATATCGGCCAGATCTCAAGGGTGATCGAGGAGACGCAGGACGAGGACTTCCACGTTATCTCCGGCGATGATGGTATCACGCTCCCGATCCTTACCCTTGGCGGGTCCGGTGTCATTTCTGTTACGGCAAATGTCGACCCGGCCCGGATGGTGGCGATGTACGAGGCGTTCAGGCAGGGCGATTACCAGAAGGCCCTGGTGATCCACTATGCCATGTCCCCCCTCCACCGTGCTATGTTCATCGACACCAACCCTATCCCGGTCAAGAAGGCGGTCGAGCTGATCGGTCTTGCAGGCGGCCCGGTCCGTCTCCCGCTCGATGAGCTGGATGCAAAGAAGACCGAACAGCTCAAAAAAGTGCTTTCAACCATCCCGATCAAGCGATCTGTACCGAAGGCAAAGGCCGCAGCAAAGAAGCCGGTGAAGGCAGCAGCGGCAAAAAGGAAAACCAAACCCGCTGCACCACGGCGCACGCGGTGA
- the albA gene encoding DNA-binding protein Alba produces the protein MQQPRENTVFVGNKPVMNYVLAVVTQFNNGAPEVAIKARGKAISRAVDTAEIALNRFLEGVTKKEILTSTEIIDTDTGKTNVSSIEIILANNK, from the coding sequence ATGCAGCAGCCGAGAGAGAACACAGTATTCGTCGGCAACAAGCCGGTCATGAACTACGTGCTAGCCGTGGTCACCCAGTTCAACAATGGTGCACCTGAAGTTGCGATAAAGGCCCGGGGAAAGGCAATCTCCCGTGCCGTGGATACTGCAGAAATAGCCTTAAACCGCTTCCTTGAGGGAGTGACCAAGAAAGAGATCCTCACCTCAACGGAGATCATCGATACCGATACCGGCAAAACGAATGTCTCGTCCATCGAGATCATCCTTGCCAACAATAAATAA
- a CDS encoding 30S ribosomal protein S17e has product MGIKPSYIKTMGTELLNKQRENFSSNFDENKQQLGSSAVIGSKRVRNRIAGYITRKINTKKRS; this is encoded by the coding sequence ATGGGAATCAAGCCGTCATATATCAAGACAATGGGAACCGAGCTCCTGAACAAGCAGCGGGAGAACTTCTCGAGCAACTTTGATGAGAACAAGCAGCAGCTGGGCTCCTCCGCGGTCATCGGGAGCAAGCGTGTCCGGAACCGGATCGCCGGATACATTACAAGAAAAATAAATACCAAGAAACGCTCATAA
- a CDS encoding coiled-coil protein produces MLNDLMEKRKKTLAESEEHKNRRNELNANASKFARERNTLNNQTREFVEEAQKNKDLRDKYNQEVLDIKAQRNELNDKANVLFEDIESFKKEHGTQKNRGVKELQKQIEYMEYRQQTEVFTTDKERELIEKIKQMKGQVREQEAELEQNKEMRTKITEAREFRKQASDLHAKVTEVAELAQKHHDLMVESYRKADKSREAADAAHKSFVEAQESADSEHKFFIACQKELRDYDKVISGLRKKTKKVKVTKEQKAVRKEAESLFKNFRAGEKLTTDDILLLQRSKLI; encoded by the coding sequence ATGTTGAATGACCTGATGGAAAAGAGAAAGAAAACCCTTGCTGAGTCTGAAGAACACAAGAACCGCCGGAACGAGCTGAACGCGAATGCCAGCAAGTTCGCCCGCGAGCGGAACACCTTAAATAACCAGACCCGCGAGTTTGTAGAAGAGGCGCAGAAGAACAAGGACCTCCGGGACAAGTACAACCAGGAAGTCCTTGACATCAAGGCCCAGAGAAACGAGCTCAACGACAAGGCAAACGTCCTGTTCGAGGACATTGAGTCCTTCAAGAAGGAGCACGGCACCCAGAAGAACCGCGGCGTCAAGGAACTCCAGAAGCAGATCGAGTACATGGAGTACCGCCAGCAGACCGAGGTCTTCACCACCGACAAGGAACGCGAGCTGATCGAGAAGATCAAGCAGATGAAAGGCCAGGTCCGCGAGCAGGAAGCCGAGCTCGAGCAGAACAAGGAGATGCGGACCAAGATCACCGAGGCCCGCGAGTTCCGCAAGCAGGCATCGGACCTGCACGCGAAGGTAACCGAGGTCGCCGAGCTTGCCCAGAAACACCACGACCTGATGGTCGAGTCCTACCGCAAGGCCGACAAGTCCCGGGAAGCTGCCGATGCCGCCCACAAGAGCTTTGTCGAGGCACAGGAGTCCGCTGACTCCGAACACAAGTTCTTCATTGCCTGCCAGAAGGAGCTCCGCGACTACGACAAGGTCATCTCCGGCCTGCGCAAGAAGACCAAGAAGGTCAAGGTCACCAAGGAACAGAAGGCGGTCAGGAAAGAGGCAGAGAGCCTGTTCAAGAACTTCCGCGCCGGCGAGAAACTCACCACTGACGACATCCTGCTCCTCCAGCGCTCAAAACTTATCTGA
- a CDS encoding DUF373 family protein translates to MTEGRTLVLSVDRDDDIGWKAQVESPCIGRAACLKAANTLALTDPEDSDVNAIFSAIKIYDELTAKGEDAAVAVVAGNHLHMIEGDRRIAASLQKVVEETGTTNCILVTDGAEDEYVIPVIQSKLPVTSIRRVIVNQMPNLEGTYYILKKLFDDPKISRMVFIPIGLAMLLYASAFLLGAPGLATIIVVMVIGCFLLYKGFGFDELAHGVMDALRASLSRGRFSFITYTTTILLVIIGFTQGFYNILHYYSADSSLGLVTYLVTFIYGAIEWLIFAGLVLSIGVIIDVYQNDRKNLGKVIVFPFFVTAIGLLLYAASIYLIPTLGVPDFPLSQETISRYILWDTIAGIAAAIAGVLIQNYVTKKVAEQKNEEIIEVI, encoded by the coding sequence ATGACAGAGGGGCGGACGCTGGTCCTGAGCGTTGACCGGGACGACGATATCGGCTGGAAGGCCCAGGTCGAAAGCCCGTGCATCGGCCGGGCCGCATGCCTGAAAGCGGCCAACACCCTGGCACTCACCGATCCCGAGGATTCCGATGTCAATGCGATCTTCTCTGCGATCAAGATCTATGACGAGCTGACGGCAAAAGGAGAGGACGCGGCAGTCGCGGTCGTTGCTGGCAACCACCTGCACATGATCGAGGGGGACCGCCGGATTGCAGCCTCGCTCCAGAAGGTTGTGGAAGAGACCGGCACGACAAACTGTATCCTTGTCACAGACGGTGCCGAAGACGAGTATGTCATCCCCGTCATCCAGTCCAAACTCCCGGTAACGAGCATCCGCAGGGTCATCGTCAACCAGATGCCCAATCTCGAAGGCACGTATTATATCCTGAAAAAACTCTTCGATGACCCGAAGATCTCCCGCATGGTCTTCATCCCGATAGGCCTTGCCATGCTTCTCTATGCAAGCGCATTTTTGCTTGGTGCACCCGGCCTTGCAACCATCATCGTCGTGATGGTCATCGGGTGTTTCCTCCTGTACAAGGGCTTCGGGTTCGATGAACTCGCCCATGGAGTCATGGACGCCCTGCGGGCCTCCCTCTCCCGCGGACGGTTCTCGTTCATCACCTACACGACCACGATCCTGCTCGTGATCATCGGTTTCACCCAGGGGTTCTACAACATCCTGCACTATTATTCCGCGGATAGCAGCTTAGGCCTTGTCACCTACCTTGTGACATTCATCTACGGTGCCATCGAATGGCTCATCTTCGCCGGACTCGTCCTCTCGATAGGAGTTATCATCGACGTATACCAGAACGACCGGAAGAACCTCGGCAAGGTAATCGTCTTCCCGTTCTTTGTCACAGCGATCGGCCTCCTCCTGTATGCAGCCAGCATCTACCTGATCCCCACCCTGGGTGTGCCCGACTTCCCGCTCTCCCAGGAGACCATATCCCGGTATATCCTCTGGGACACCATTGCCGGCATAGCCGCCGCAATAGCAGGAGTCCTCATCCAGAACTATGTGACAAAGAAAGTGGCCGAGCAGAAGAACGAAGAGATAATCGAAGTGATCTGA
- a CDS encoding type II toxin-antitoxin system HicB family antitoxin → MIFKVVITPDTEDGGYTASCPALPGCHSEGESMEEALENIKDALPY, encoded by the coding sequence ATGATCTTCAAAGTTGTCATAACGCCGGATACCGAAGATGGCGGATATACGGCCAGCTGCCCCGCGCTCCCCGGTTGTCATTCCGAAGGGGAGAGCATGGAGGAGGCACTGGAGAACATCAAGGATGCGTTGCCGTACTGA
- a CDS encoding DUF362 domain-containing protein yields MVAIVDNDKCTGCETCVSECPASAIAMENDKAKVDKDMCVDCQTCVDVCPSEAIHME; encoded by the coding sequence TTGGTAGCAATCGTTGACAACGATAAGTGTACCGGATGTGAAACCTGCGTGAGCGAGTGTCCTGCATCGGCAATCGCCATGGAGAACGACAAGGCAAAGGTTGACAAGGACATGTGTGTCGACTGCCAGACCTGCGTGGATGTCTGCCCGTCTGAAGCTATCCACATGGAATAA
- a CDS encoding thiamine-phosphate synthase family protein: MDPTFERNAVIAQLEKAIAPLAESISQKLIPPTGAQIGYAIRGARDNGGVAAVEGRITGAGKPAGACAFGADEEIARVILTVMKFDPLRRSAAILRYSDRALDVLDGNLFLECASFNAARAPNGINTMDWGIASCCREEVPDVIFTEDRSDKNAPLILLGEEPVDVANNIIICSNRI, translated from the coding sequence ATGGACCCGACCTTCGAGCGCAACGCCGTCATCGCACAGCTGGAGAAAGCCATTGCCCCGCTTGCGGAATCGATCAGCCAAAAGCTCATTCCCCCGACGGGTGCGCAGATCGGTTACGCGATCCGCGGCGCCCGGGACAACGGGGGCGTTGCAGCGGTTGAAGGAAGGATCACGGGCGCTGGAAAACCTGCTGGTGCATGTGCCTTCGGCGCGGACGAGGAGATTGCACGGGTGATCCTTACTGTCATGAAATTCGACCCGCTCCGCAGGAGTGCTGCGATTCTCCGATATTCCGACAGGGCCCTTGATGTCCTGGACGGGAACCTGTTCCTGGAATGTGCCTCTTTTAATGCAGCACGGGCACCGAACGGGATCAACACGATGGACTGGGGAATCGCATCGTGCTGCCGGGAGGAAGTCCCCGACGTGATTTTTACGGAAGACCGCAGTGATAAAAACGCCCCGCTTATCCTCCTTGGCGAGGAGCCGGTCGACGTTGCAAACAATATCATTATCTGCTCAAACCGCATTTAA
- the dapB gene encoding 4-hydroxy-tetrahydrodipicolinate reductase: MVKVVICGASGRMGQTLGRMVHESDDLELVGGINLKPSSFFGAEIVEAKDADALLKRTKADVVIDFTIASAVVGNVQVAARNNCALIIGTTGISPAQRAEMEKAILGHVPAVITTNFSIGVAIFQQLVRESARLLKDYDIELIEAHHRNKKDAPSGTAKTLLQIIEEEAGTREKLYGREGMTERKNEIGVHVIRGGDIVGDHKVMYSKNFETIELSHRAYDRSVFASGALRAARWVVGKKPGIYDMNDVLGLKK; this comes from the coding sequence ATGGTAAAAGTAGTCATCTGCGGAGCTTCGGGCAGGATGGGCCAGACCCTCGGGAGGATGGTCCATGAATCCGATGACCTGGAACTGGTTGGGGGCATCAACCTCAAACCCAGTTCCTTTTTCGGCGCCGAGATCGTTGAAGCAAAAGATGCCGATGCGCTCCTGAAAAGGACAAAGGCAGATGTTGTCATCGATTTCACGATTGCCAGTGCGGTTGTCGGGAATGTCCAGGTGGCGGCAAGGAACAATTGCGCCCTGATTATCGGCACTACTGGTATATCCCCGGCACAGCGTGCTGAGATGGAGAAAGCGATCCTCGGCCATGTCCCGGCTGTCATCACCACCAACTTCTCGATCGGGGTAGCCATCTTCCAGCAGCTCGTGCGCGAATCGGCACGGCTCTTGAAAGACTATGATATCGAGCTTATCGAGGCACACCACCGGAACAAGAAGGACGCCCCGAGCGGCACGGCAAAAACCCTCCTCCAGATCATCGAGGAGGAGGCCGGCACCCGCGAGAAGCTGTACGGTCGCGAAGGCATGACCGAGCGGAAGAACGAGATCGGTGTGCACGTGATCCGGGGCGGGGACATTGTTGGCGACCATAAGGTCATGTACTCGAAGAACTTCGAGACGATAGAGCTCTCCCACCGGGCCTATGATCGTTCGGTCTTTGCCAGCGGTGCCCTGCGTGCGGCTCGCTGGGTTGTCGGGAAGAAGCCCGGCATTTACGACATGAATGACGTCCTCGGCCTGAAGAAATAA